The Phycisphaeraceae bacterium genome has a window encoding:
- a CDS encoding nucleotide pyrophosphohydrolase, which translates to MTLADFQQFIRDRYHATDSQRGPAATFVWFAEEFGELAEAIGKHQRGDGDPDNLAEEFADVLAWLATLANITGVDLTEAIRRKYLTNGGPKGTK; encoded by the coding sequence GTGACGCTCGCCGACTTTCAGCAGTTCATCCGTGACCGCTACCACGCCACCGATTCACAGCGCGGCCCGGCGGCGACGTTCGTCTGGTTCGCCGAGGAGTTCGGCGAACTGGCCGAGGCCATCGGCAAGCACCAGCGGGGCGACGGCGACCCGGACAATCTCGCCGAGGAGTTCGCCGACGTGCTGGCCTGGCTGGCGACGCTCGCCAACATCACCGGCGTGGACCTGACCGAGGCGATCCGTCGCAAGTACCTGACGAACGGCGGTCCGAAAGGCACGAAGTAG
- a CDS encoding tryptophan synthase subunit alpha — protein sequence MSRIDRCFAALRASGRTALMPFVTGGYPSLEVTRQVLPALEKAGASIVEIGFPFSDPIADGPVIAASMHEALLSGVTPAAIFDVVKSVRPSLSMGLVAMVSASIIHRMGERAFIEQAATSGFDGLIIPDADTIGGRDGPAGSLADASARNGLSCSFLIAPTSTEQRIAEIASLCSGFIYVLARTGLTGEQREAPEIAERVRQIRRHTDLPVAVGFGISTAAHVAAVTRHADAAIVGSALVRRMGEAKDPMGAAATFVRDLSRGLTARAVVA from the coding sequence ATGTCGAGAATTGATCGCTGCTTCGCCGCACTTCGCGCCTCGGGACGCACCGCGCTCATGCCCTTCGTCACGGGCGGCTATCCATCGCTTGAGGTCACGCGGCAGGTGCTTCCCGCGCTGGAGAAGGCGGGCGCGTCGATCGTCGAGATCGGCTTCCCCTTCTCCGATCCCATCGCGGACGGCCCGGTGATCGCCGCATCGATGCACGAGGCCCTGCTCTCGGGCGTCACCCCCGCCGCGATCTTCGACGTGGTGAAATCCGTGCGGCCGTCTCTTTCAATGGGACTGGTGGCGATGGTGAGCGCCTCGATCATCCACCGCATGGGCGAGCGTGCATTCATTGAGCAGGCCGCGACCAGCGGGTTTGACGGACTGATCATCCCCGACGCCGACACGATCGGCGGGCGTGATGGACCGGCCGGGTCGCTGGCCGACGCCTCCGCGCGGAACGGACTGAGCTGCTCGTTCCTCATCGCCCCCACTTCCACCGAGCAACGCATCGCCGAGATCGCCTCGCTCTGCTCGGGCTTCATCTACGTGCTGGCCCGGACGGGGCTGACGGGCGAGCAGCGCGAGGCGCCGGAGATCGCCGAGCGGGTGCGGCAAATCCGCCGTCACACGGATCTCCCTGTCGCGGTGGGGTTCGGCATCTCGACGGCGGCCCACGTGGCCGCCGTCACGCGGCACGCCGACGCCGCCATCGTGGGCTCTGCGCTGGTTCGGCGCATGGGCGAAGCCAAGGATCCCATGGGGGCGGCGGCGACCTTCGTCCGTGATCTGTCGCGCGGACTGACGGCCCGCGCCGTCGTCGCCTGA
- a CDS encoding molybdopterin molybdotransferase MoeA — translation MPSLPTYPEALSAALSLVESSLGVETVPLNQAADRVLAEPILADRDTPPFDRAMMDGYALRAAELKPGVPMPVAGAIAAGTAADASIPPGACVKIATGAPVPPGLDAVIRHEWSDRADPVRFTVGSINKGHAIHPRGADARRGDVVVPGSTVLRPEHLGIAAAMGATLLSVRRRPRVAILTSGDEVRPADATVLDHQIRNSNAPMLADAARRFGAMVTHVEHVPDDDALTAAAFEHALARCDLLLSVGGVSAGERDHFPSAYRRGGVTMAVSGAAIQPGRPITVGRAPNGVIVAGLPGNPVSALACAHLFVWPIVRSMLGLDPWLRWEARTLAQPVTPNAQRQAFRPARLNRDGTIAVPRWAGSGDLVHTGQTDGLAELPVQVDDVPTGAAVRFVAWAS, via the coding sequence ATGCCGTCATTGCCGACCTATCCCGAAGCACTCAGCGCCGCGCTGTCGCTCGTGGAGTCCTCGCTCGGCGTTGAAACGGTTCCGCTGAATCAGGCCGCGGACCGCGTGCTCGCCGAGCCGATCCTTGCCGACCGCGATACGCCGCCCTTCGACCGCGCCATGATGGACGGCTACGCCCTGCGTGCGGCGGAGCTGAAACCCGGCGTGCCGATGCCGGTGGCGGGGGCGATAGCCGCCGGAACAGCGGCGGATGCGTCGATCCCGCCTGGCGCGTGCGTGAAGATCGCCACCGGGGCGCCCGTGCCGCCCGGACTGGACGCGGTCATCCGACACGAATGGTCTGATCGCGCTGACCCCGTACGTTTCACCGTCGGCTCCATCAACAAGGGTCACGCCATTCACCCGCGCGGCGCGGATGCCAGGCGAGGCGACGTGGTGGTCCCCGGCTCGACCGTGCTGCGCCCTGAACACCTCGGCATCGCGGCGGCGATGGGCGCGACGCTGTTGAGCGTGCGCCGCCGCCCGCGCGTGGCGATTCTGACCAGCGGCGACGAGGTCCGCCCGGCGGATGCCACGGTGCTGGATCACCAGATCCGCAACTCCAACGCCCCCATGCTGGCGGATGCCGCGCGTCGCTTCGGCGCGATGGTGACGCACGTTGAGCACGTGCCCGACGACGATGCCCTCACCGCCGCCGCGTTTGAACACGCGCTGGCCCGGTGCGATCTCCTGCTCAGCGTGGGAGGCGTGAGCGCGGGCGAGCGGGATCACTTCCCCTCCGCGTACCGACGGGGGGGCGTCACGATGGCTGTCTCGGGCGCGGCGATTCAACCGGGACGGCCGATCACTGTCGGACGGGCGCCGAACGGCGTCATCGTCGCGGGATTGCCGGGCAATCCTGTGTCGGCGCTGGCATGTGCTCACCTGTTCGTCTGGCCCATCGTGCGTTCCATGCTGGGGCTGGATCCCTGGCTTCGATGGGAAGCGCGAACCCTGGCTCAGCCGGTCACGCCCAATGCGCAGCGACAGGCCTTCCGTCCGGCGCGGCTCAACCGCGACGGCACGATCGCGGTGCCGCGGTGGGCTGGTTCAGGCGACCTGGTTCACACGGGGCAGACCGACGGGCTGGCCGAACTGCCGGTGCAGGTGGACGATGTCCCCACGGGCGCCGCGGTGCGGTTCGTGGCGTGGGCGTCATGA
- a CDS encoding enoyl-ACP reductase, translating into MGLMDGKRGLIVGIANERSYAWYIAQSLLKHGATCLFTHLPGEKMERRCRGAIESLGVTDPWLMPLDASSDEQLDQVFARLGSDFGSIDFLVHSIAFADKDWLKPGSFTATPRQVFTQALDISAYTYVAMAHRAAAIMPNGGSMIAMSYYGAEKAVPGYNVMGVAKAALEAAARYLAMELGEKKIRVNTISGGPLRTMSAMAVGGFGEILDWMQKKAPLRRNIEGSEVGDTALYLLSDLGSGVTGQNIYVDAGYSAIGL; encoded by the coding sequence ATGGGCCTGATGGACGGCAAGCGGGGATTGATCGTGGGCATCGCCAACGAGCGGTCGTACGCCTGGTACATCGCCCAATCGCTGCTCAAGCATGGGGCGACCTGCCTGTTCACGCACCTGCCGGGCGAGAAGATGGAGCGTCGCTGCCGCGGGGCCATCGAGTCGCTGGGCGTGACCGATCCGTGGCTGATGCCGCTGGATGCGTCGTCCGATGAACAACTCGATCAGGTCTTCGCGCGACTCGGCTCGGACTTCGGGTCGATTGACTTCCTCGTCCATTCGATCGCCTTCGCCGACAAGGACTGGCTCAAGCCGGGCAGTTTCACGGCCACGCCGAGACAGGTCTTCACCCAGGCGCTGGACATCAGCGCGTACACCTACGTCGCCATGGCGCACCGGGCGGCGGCGATCATGCCCAATGGCGGGTCCATGATCGCCATGAGCTACTACGGGGCGGAGAAGGCCGTGCCCGGCTACAACGTCATGGGCGTGGCCAAGGCCGCACTGGAGGCGGCGGCCCGCTACCTCGCCATGGAACTGGGTGAGAAGAAGATCCGCGTCAACACCATTTCAGGCGGGCCCCTGCGCACCATGTCGGCCATGGCGGTGGGGGGGTTCGGCGAGATTCTCGACTGGATGCAGAAAAAGGCCCCGCTGCGGCGCAACATCGAGGGCAGCGAGGTCGGCGACACCGCGCTCTACCTGCTGAGTGATCTCGGGTCGGGCGTCACCGGGCAGAATATCTACGTCGATGCGGGATACTCGGCGATCGGGCTCTGA